The following proteins are encoded in a genomic region of Glycine soja cultivar W05 chromosome 17, ASM419377v2, whole genome shotgun sequence:
- the LOC114392857 gene encoding putative pectate lyase 2: protein MATSTSLLLLSCFMLHLASTFVIVHSTDNKYYNTLPTSKYMIPESPKKALLNVIDSCWRTKPNWASNRQALADCAIGFGKDATGGKYGAIYRVKDPSDDPVNPKPGTLRYGAIQTEPLWIIFDKDMVIRLKNELIMNSYKTIDGRGAKVEITDGPCITIQGVSHVIIHGINIHDCKPAKPGLVRSTPDHVGHRLGSDGDAISIFDSSNIWIDHCFLARSTDGLIDVIHASTAIAISNNYFTQHDKVMLLGHNDQYTADKIMRVTIAFNRFASGLTERMPRVRFGYAHVVNNKYDEWKMYAIGGSANPTILSEGNLYVAPNDPNAKQVTKREGKENWKSWKWRSSKDLFLNGAYFVPSGFGSCAPNYSPTQSFSAAPAYLVPAMTLNAGPTNCVVGRAC, encoded by the exons ATGGCCACGTCAACCTCACTCCTCTTGCTTTCATGCTTCATGCTACACCTTGCTTCAACCTTCGTTATTGTCCATTCAACAGATAACAAGTACTACAACACTTTACCTACCTCAAAGTATATGATCCCGGAGAGTCCTAAGAAAGCATTGCTCAATGTGATAGACTCTTGTTGGCGTACAAAGCCAAATTGGGCTTCAAATCGCCAAGCCTTGGCTGATTGTGCAATTGGCTTTGGCAAAGATGCCACAGGTGGCAAGTATGGTGCAATATACCGAGTCAAAGATCCCTCTGATGACCCTGTAAACCCAAAACCAGGCACACTCCGTTATGGTGCAATCCAAACAGAGCCCCTCTGGATCATTTTTGACAAAGACATGGTTATTAGGCTAAAAAATGAGCTTATCATGAATAGCTACAAGACCATTGATGGAAGAGGGGCTAAAGTGGAAATTACTGATGGGCCTTGCATTACAATACAAGGTGTTAGTCATGTCATTATACATGGCATTAACATCCATGATTGTAAACCAGCCAAACCTGGCCTTGTGAGGAGTACTCCTGACCATGTTGGTCATCGTCTAGGCTCTGATGGAGATGCCATTAGCATATTTGATTCCTCCAATATTTGGATTGATCATTGCTTTTTGGCTCGTTCCACTGATGGCCTAATCGATGTTATTCATGCATCAACCGCCATTGCGATCTCTAACAATTACTTTACCCAGCATGACAAA GTTATGTTGCTAGGACATAATGACCAATACACAGCGGATAAAATAATGAGAGTAACAATAGCATTCAACCGTTTTGCTAGTGGCCTAACTGAAAGGATGCCAAG GGTAAGATTTGGTTATGCCCATGTGGTCAACAACAAATATGATGAGTGGAAGATGTATGCTATAGGCGGCAGTGCTAACCCAACCATTTTAAGTGAAGGCAATCTTTATGTAGCACCAAATGACCCAAATGCAAAACAG GTTACCAAGAGGGAAGGGAAGGAAAACTGGAAGAGTTGGAAATGGAGGTCTTCCAAGGATTTATTCCTAAATGGTGCTTATTTTGTACCATCTGGGTTTGGAAGCTGTGCCCCAAATTATTCACCTACTCAATCTTTTTCTGCTGCTCCAGCGTACTTGGTGCCTGCAATGACTCTCAATGCTGGCCCCACAAATTGTGTTGTTGGGAGAGCATGTTAG